A single Patescibacteria group bacterium DNA region contains:
- a CDS encoding zinc ribbon domain-containing protein, whose amino-acid sequence MNKCPKCGAENQLDYIFCHNCGEQLLLPCLTCNKKHLPNLKFCPNNGKNISQAKTEDEAKKQSELQKQLVELQKKKEENEIEKAVWQKYGKRLKFGAWFFGISLLTIFFKWMANLSTGNPTLDNDIGNHIIWSLSCSILMAGGIVLAGRIIIFDYFKKKIKNSKKERLNKSNSFPKQSPESPSIQGKEEKK is encoded by the coding sequence ATGAATAAATGCCCAAAGTGTGGCGCTGAAAATCAGCTGGATTACATTTTCTGCCATAATTGTGGCGAACAATTGCTTTTACCATGCCTCACCTGCAATAAAAAACACCTGCCAAATCTGAAATTTTGTCCCAATAACGGCAAAAATATTTCTCAAGCTAAGACAGAAGATGAAGCTAAAAAACAATCAGAACTGCAAAAACAATTAGTAGAATTACAAAAAAAGAAAGAGGAAAACGAGATTGAGAAAGCCGTCTGGCAAAAATATGGTAAGAGATTAAAATTTGGTGCTTGGTTTTTTGGAATCTCTTTGCTCACCATATTTTTTAAATGGATGGCTAACTTGTCTACAGGTAATCCTACTTTAGATAATGACATAGGTAACCATATCATTTGGTCGCTTAGTTGTTCAATTCTAATGGCTGGGGGAATTGTATTAGCTGGCCGAATCATTATCTTTGATTATTTTAAGAAAAAAATCAAAAATTCAAAAAAAGAGAGGTTGAATAAATCAAACTCTTTTCCAAAACAAAGCCCTGAATCACCTAGTATTCAAGGCAAGGAGGAGAAGAAATGA
- a CDS encoding helix-turn-helix domain-containing protein, whose translation MEILDQLQNLDLKPSEAKTFLAILEIGPASISDIAKRAKIKRPTTYYLIEELIKRGLILKVPAGKRVFYKAIDPKQILNLLEKKKSNFEKILPNLEALFLAKPSQPKVRFFEGKEGLKNIYEEMLNTSKKVYSLFSFDDFLTVFSEKENEQFFEIIKNAGGVLYDLIKPTPLAQKSVKEEIYRKGVTKIKFLPADFKVSVDQLVSGNKVAMISFKSLAGVIIEDQDIADSQKELIKYLWHSIK comes from the coding sequence ATGGAAATTCTAGACCAATTACAAAATCTGGACTTAAAGCCAAGTGAAGCTAAAACATTTCTGGCTATTTTGGAAATTGGGCCAGCTTCTATTTCAGACATTGCCAAACGCGCTAAAATAAAGAGGCCGACAACTTATTATTTAATTGAGGAATTAATAAAAAGAGGATTGATTTTAAAAGTCCCGGCTGGCAAAAGAGTTTTTTATAAAGCTATTGATCCCAAGCAAATTTTAAATCTCTTGGAAAAGAAAAAAAGTAATTTTGAGAAAATTTTGCCTAATTTAGAGGCCTTATTTCTGGCCAAACCCAGCCAGCCCAAAGTGAGGTTTTTTGAAGGCAAAGAAGGCTTGAAAAATATTTATGAAGAAATGTTAAATACTTCTAAAAAAGTATATTCTCTTTTTTCCTTTGATGATTTTTTAACTGTTTTTTCAGAAAAAGAAAATGAGCAATTTTTTGAAATTATTAAAAACGCTGGCGGAGTTTTATATGATCTAATTAAACCAACACCTTTGGCTCAAAAATCAGTTAAAGAAGAAATTTACAGAAAAGGCGTGACTAAAATTAAATTTTTACCAGCTGATTTTAAGGTTTCAGTTGACCAGTTAGTGTCCGGCAATAAAGTAGCTATGATTTCTTTTAAGTCCTTGGCTGGCGTAATTATTGAAGACCAGGACATTGCTGATTCGCAAAAAGAATTGATTAAATATCTTTGGCATTCTATTAAATAA
- a CDS encoding ABC transporter ATP-binding protein translates to MIEIKNITKIYKTGTIEFQALKGVSFKINDGEFVAIMGPSGSGKSTLMHIIGALDTPTSGKYFLDNKDVSTLSEDQLADIRKEKIGFIFQSFNLLPRATVLRNVVLPLVYEGINKEEREVRARKALKLAGLDEEFFDHLSNQLSGGQIQRVAIARALVNNPTLILADEPTGNLDTKTGEIVLSTFERLNREEGRTIILITHEPDVAQHADRIIFIKDGAVVSDSKNIKKK, encoded by the coding sequence ATGATTGAAATAAAGAATATAACCAAAATATATAAAACAGGCACTATTGAATTCCAAGCGTTAAAAGGTGTGAGTTTTAAGATAAATGATGGAGAATTTGTAGCCATAATGGGTCCATCAGGATCTGGTAAGTCTACGTTGATGCATATTATAGGAGCTCTTGACACGCCGACAAGCGGAAAATATTTTTTGGATAATAAAGACGTTTCAACTTTAAGTGAAGATCAACTTGCCGATATACGCAAGGAAAAAATAGGCTTTATTTTTCAGTCTTTTAATTTATTGCCCAGGGCGACAGTGTTAAGGAATGTCGTATTGCCTTTGGTTTATGAGGGTATAAATAAAGAAGAGCGCGAAGTACGCGCAAGAAAAGCCTTGAAATTAGCGGGTCTTGATGAGGAATTCTTTGACCATCTTTCTAATCAATTATCTGGCGGACAAATACAGCGCGTGGCCATTGCCCGCGCCTTGGTTAATAATCCCACGCTAATTTTGGCGGACGAGCCAACCGGCAATCTTGACACGAAAACAGGTGAAATTGTTTTAAGCACATTTGAAAGATTGAATAGAGAAGAAGGCAGGACGATTATTTTAATTACCCATGAACCTGATGTTGCTCAACACGCAGATAGAATAATTTTCATTAAAGATGGCGCAGTAGTTTCTGATTCAAAAAATATTAAGAAAAAATAA
- a CDS encoding polyphenol oxidase family protein, with protein MIIRSELFKEWGVVHGVSTKNYGNMSYDRDKTGKAEENLRRFLARLDLNLDEISLLKLPVNNTSNVALISKFQKKGRIILHEKSREVVDLHKFDKKSGFDACIGFSQNTYLAILPADCAPVMLFEPNTGYFAMIHAGAAGVKDMIVAKTIFCMKKWCQINPQTLISYVGPNICYNHYKIEGQSYNIAGAIKGQLLLAQVLEKNIEMDTHCTFEDEHLFFSHFRAVKKEDEGRQIAIIGRK; from the coding sequence ATGATTATTCGGTCGGAGCTTTTTAAAGAGTGGGGTGTCGTTCATGGCGTTTCCACCAAAAACTATGGCAACATGTCCTATGATAGGGATAAGACTGGCAAAGCTGAAGAAAATTTGAGGAGGTTCTTAGCCAGATTGGATTTAAACCTGGATGAAATAAGCTTGCTCAAACTGCCAGTAAATAACACCTCAAACGTGGCTTTAATCAGCAAGTTTCAGAAAAAAGGCAGAATTATTTTGCATGAAAAAAGCCGCGAGGTCGTTGACCTGCATAAGTTTGACAAAAAATCCGGTTTTGATGCTTGCATTGGCTTTTCGCAGAATACTTACCTAGCCATACTGCCTGCAGATTGCGCGCCAGTAATGCTTTTTGAGCCGAATACTGGTTATTTTGCAATGATTCACGCTGGCGCAGCGGGTGTAAAAGACATGATCGTGGCTAAAACTATATTTTGCATGAAAAAGTGGTGCCAGATTAATCCGCAAACGCTAATCTCCTATGTTGGCCCGAATATATGTTATAATCATTACAAAATTGAGGGGCAAAGCTATAACATAGCAGGCGCTATCAAAGGCCAATTGCTGCTAGCTCAAGTTTTGGAAAAAAATATTGAAATGGACACCCATTGCACGTTTGAAGACGAGCACTTATTTTTTTCGCATTTTCGCGCTGTAAAAAAAGAGGATGAAGGTCGGCAAATCGCCATTATCGGCAGAAAGTAA
- the xerA gene encoding site-specific tyrosine recombinase/integron integrase, with amino-acid sequence MTKLEQLTREFLEYLEIEKGRSQKTVENYQFYLKRFFSWAKIKEPSQIEQDLVRNFRLWLNRLKDFNNQPLKKNTQNYHLIALRTFLKYLAKRDIKTLAPEKIELAKMPDRQIEFMEGTDLENFLEAPFKIEQPEIIKFRDKAILETLFSTGLRVSELANLKKSEINLNKEEFTVRGKGSKLRVVFLSNQAKHWLKKYLDTRKDMSQFLFTNHDKASLKRSKNKDDKGLTPRSVQRIVEKYAKIAGITKKITPHVLRHSFATDLLQNGADIRSVQAMLGHSSITTTQIYTHITDKQLREVYKSFHGRKRRGE; translated from the coding sequence ATGACTAAGTTAGAGCAATTAACAAGGGAGTTCTTGGAGTATTTAGAAATAGAAAAAGGACGCTCGCAAAAAACAGTTGAGAATTACCAGTTTTATCTCAAGCGTTTTTTTAGTTGGGCGAAAATTAAGGAACCAAGCCAGATTGAACAGGATTTGGTGCGCAATTTTCGTTTATGGTTAAACCGTTTAAAAGATTTCAATAACCAACCCTTAAAAAAGAATACGCAAAACTACCATTTAATTGCTTTACGCACTTTTTTAAAGTATTTAGCCAAACGCGATATTAAAACTTTGGCTCCGGAGAAAATTGAATTGGCCAAAATGCCTGACCGTCAGATTGAATTCATGGAAGGCACTGATTTGGAAAATTTTCTGGAAGCGCCGTTTAAAATTGAACAACCAGAAATAATAAAATTCCGCGACAAAGCCATTTTAGAAACTTTATTTTCAACCGGCCTGCGCGTGTCAGAATTAGCCAATCTAAAAAAGAGTGAAATTAATTTAAATAAAGAAGAATTTACAGTCAGAGGCAAAGGCTCAAAGCTAAGAGTGGTTTTTCTTTCCAATCAAGCTAAGCACTGGCTTAAAAAATATCTGGATACCAGAAAAGATATGTCTCAATTTTTATTTACTAATCACGACAAGGCCAGTTTAAAAAGAAGTAAAAATAAAGATGACAAGGGTTTAACTCCGCGCAGTGTGCAAAGAATTGTGGAAAAATATGCAAAAATTGCCGGGATAACTAAGAAAATCACGCCGCATGTTCTGCGCCATTCCTTTGCCACTGATTTACTGCAAAACGGCGCTGATATTCGTTCAGTTCAAGCCATGCTCGGCCATAGTTCAATCACCACTACCCAAATTTATACGCATATTACTGATAAGCAATTAAGGGAAGTTTATAAGAGTTTTCATGGGAGAAAAAGAAGAGGCGAATAG
- a CDS encoding sigma-70 family RNA polymerase sigma factor, whose translation MNNLSDEQLVHNYLKHKDEKSLEILVARYLKPIYGFVYRYTNLLNEAEDITQEVFVKVWRNLKKFDQKRSFKTWLFQIAKNTAIDFLRQKKNIFFSAFETEDGENPLLNTIVDQNPLPMEIFDQKNLAEKLSAAIDLLSEKYRQVIHLRYNNQFTFREIAETLNEPLDTVKSRHRRALIALKELLCQ comes from the coding sequence ATGAATAATCTTTCTGATGAACAATTAGTCCATAATTATTTAAAACATAAAGATGAAAAATCTTTGGAAATTTTAGTTGCCCGCTATTTAAAGCCGATTTATGGTTTTGTTTATAGATATACTAATTTGCTTAATGAAGCCGAAGATATTACCCAGGAAGTTTTTGTAAAAGTCTGGCGTAATTTAAAAAAATTTGACCAAAAAAGAAGTTTTAAAACCTGGCTTTTTCAAATTGCTAAAAATACTGCCATTGACTTTTTGCGCCAGAAAAAAAACATATTTTTTTCAGCTTTTGAGACAGAAGATGGCGAAAATCCTTTGCTAAATACAATTGTTGACCAAAATCCCTTGCCCATGGAAATTTTTGACCAAAAAAATTTGGCAGAAAAACTAAGTGCGGCAATTGACTTGCTTTCAGAAAAATATCGCCAAGTTATACATTTACGTTATAATAATCAATTTACTTTCCGAGAGATTGCCGAAACACTTAATGAACCCCTGGATACTGTTAAAAGTCGCCATCGTCGGGCATTAATTGCATTGAAAGAATTGCTTTGTCAATAA
- a CDS encoding NYN domain-containing protein, translating to MIKHKEQRVGIFVDVQNMYHSAKNLYKANVNFQEILKTAVAGRKLIRAVAYGIITIGGEEKKFLEILGKQGFEVKTKELQIFPGGAKKGDWDVGLAVDAIKMADKLDVVVLVTGDGDFIPLIHYLRENKGCLVELISFERSTSGKLLEVVDDYVDLGKEPGKYLLKSVLKRRR from the coding sequence ATGATCAAACACAAAGAGCAAAGAGTGGGCATTTTCGTAGATGTCCAAAACATGTACCATTCAGCCAAGAATTTATACAAGGCCAATGTTAATTTCCAAGAAATTTTAAAAACCGCAGTCGCAGGCAGAAAATTAATCCGCGCTGTTGCCTATGGCATCATAACCATTGGCGGCGAGGAAAAAAAGTTTTTGGAAATTTTAGGCAAACAGGGTTTTGAAGTTAAGACCAAAGAACTGCAAATCTTCCCAGGCGGAGCTAAAAAAGGCGACTGGGATGTTGGCTTGGCAGTTGATGCCATTAAAATGGCTGACAAACTTGATGTGGTTGTTTTAGTTACTGGCGATGGAGATTTTATTCCCCTGATACATTATTTGAGAGAGAATAAGGGCTGTTTGGTTGAATTAATTTCCTTTGAACGCAGCACATCAGGGAAATTGCTGGAAGTTGTTGATGATTATGTTGATTTGGGAAAAGAGCCGGGGAAATATCTTTTGAAGTCAGTTTTGAAAAGAAGAAGATAA
- the pnp gene encoding polyribonucleotide nucleotidyltransferase yields MESLRFEKEIAGRKLIIETGKLALQANGSVTVSYGDTVVLATCVISNEIREGIDFFPLTVEFEERFYAAGRIKGSRFIKRDGRPSDGAVLNGRLIDRAIRPLFPEDIRNEVQVIVTALSYDGENESKMVGLIAASAALAISNIPWNDPIAGITVGQKEGQLILNPTVAELAEGDLELNLAGTPEKIIMVEAEAKEIPEETILEAFKFGSKALKDILDLIKDVQKKAGKPKRDILELMPKESEETLAAKAEVTKKVEAFVAAKVDPYILNEKKPTKALRKHGLNELVAELERNLTAEGTSEDLINFAVEKVAKLAEVKISAAIMEREVRIDGRKLDEIRPLSFEVGLLKRIHGTGLFQRGETQVMTFVTLGSPGDVQSLDTMEEVGEKRYIHYYNFPPYSVGEVKRMGGMSRRDIGHGALAEKALNPVIPSKEDFPYTILVVSETMGSNGSSSMASTCGSTLALMDAGVPIKNPVAGIAMGLAVDGKGGYKIVTDIQDFEDGPGGMDFKITGTQNGLTAIQMDTKTDGLTMEMIEKTLKQGRKALDQVLDGIKKCISEPRADLSPFAPRITSFAIPPDMIKDVIGPGGKMIRKIIEETGVDIDVDDSGLVLVTSNNPEMSEKAVLWIKNIVKVPEVGEIYNGKVVRIMDFGAFVEILPGKDGMIHISKLAPTRVNKVTDVVTEGMEVRVKVIEIDSQGRINLALMEGGNTPPPFTGEFGGGRRDSDRRSSFGHGGSGGRGGRDDKKGFFKRRER; encoded by the coding sequence ATGGAAAGTTTACGTTTTGAGAAAGAAATCGCTGGCCGAAAACTCATTATTGAGACCGGTAAATTGGCTTTGCAGGCTAATGGCAGCGTAACTGTGTCCTATGGCGACACAGTTGTTTTAGCTACTTGTGTAATTTCCAATGAAATCCGCGAGGGCATTGATTTTTTCCCGCTCACTGTGGAATTTGAAGAAAGATTTTATGCAGCCGGCAGAATTAAGGGTTCTCGCTTTATTAAAAGAGATGGCAGACCCAGCGATGGAGCTGTCTTAAACGGCCGCTTAATTGACCGAGCTATTCGCCCTTTATTCCCTGAAGACATTAGAAATGAAGTTCAGGTGATTGTGACAGCGTTATCTTATGATGGCGAGAATGAATCAAAAATGGTTGGCCTGATCGCTGCTTCAGCTGCCCTGGCAATTTCCAATATCCCCTGGAACGATCCGATTGCCGGCATTACAGTGGGCCAAAAAGAAGGCCAATTAATTTTAAATCCGACCGTGGCAGAATTAGCCGAAGGTGATTTGGAATTAAATTTGGCTGGAACACCGGAAAAAATTATTATGGTTGAAGCTGAAGCCAAAGAAATCCCGGAAGAAACAATTTTAGAAGCATTTAAATTCGGATCCAAAGCATTAAAAGATATTTTGGATTTAATTAAGGATGTGCAAAAAAAAGCAGGCAAGCCAAAACGAGATATTTTGGAATTAATGCCCAAAGAATCTGAAGAAACTTTAGCTGCTAAAGCAGAAGTTACTAAAAAAGTTGAAGCTTTTGTGGCTGCCAAAGTTGACCCTTATATTTTGAACGAGAAAAAACCAACCAAAGCCTTGCGCAAGCACGGGCTCAATGAATTAGTCGCAGAATTGGAAAGGAATTTAACTGCCGAAGGTACAAGCGAAGACTTAATCAATTTTGCGGTTGAAAAAGTCGCCAAACTGGCAGAAGTTAAAATTTCCGCCGCCATCATGGAACGCGAAGTGCGTATTGACGGCAGAAAACTTGATGAAATCAGGCCGCTTTCATTTGAAGTTGGCTTATTAAAAAGAATTCATGGCACTGGCTTATTCCAAAGAGGAGAAACTCAAGTTATGACTTTTGTCACTTTAGGTTCGCCAGGTGATGTGCAGTCATTAGATACAATGGAAGAGGTTGGTGAAAAAAGATATATACATTATTATAATTTCCCGCCTTATTCAGTCGGTGAAGTTAAAAGGATGGGCGGCATGAGCAGGCGAGATATCGGCCATGGCGCTCTGGCAGAAAAAGCCCTAAATCCTGTTATCCCTTCAAAAGAAGATTTTCCTTACACAATTTTGGTAGTTTCTGAAACCATGGGTTCAAATGGTTCTAGTTCTATGGCTTCAACCTGCGGTTCAACTTTGGCTTTAATGGATGCCGGCGTGCCAATTAAAAATCCAGTGGCTGGCATTGCCATGGGCTTGGCCGTAGATGGCAAAGGCGGTTATAAAATCGTGACTGATATTCAGGATTTTGAAGACGGGCCAGGTGGCATGGACTTTAAAATCACTGGCACGCAAAATGGTTTAACTGCCATTCAAATGGATACTAAAACTGACGGCTTAACAATGGAAATGATTGAAAAGACTTTAAAACAAGGCCGCAAAGCTTTAGACCAGGTTTTGGATGGTATTAAAAAGTGCATTAGCGAACCACGAGCAGATCTTTCACCTTTTGCGCCAAGAATTACTTCGTTTGCTATTCCACCGGATATGATTAAAGACGTAATTGGTCCGGGCGGCAAAATGATTCGTAAGATTATTGAAGAAACCGGAGTTGATATTGATGTTGATGACAGCGGTCTAGTTTTGGTAACTTCCAATAATCCCGAGATGTCTGAAAAAGCTGTTTTATGGATAAAAAATATTGTTAAAGTGCCGGAAGTCGGTGAAATTTACAATGGCAAAGTAGTGCGCATTATGGACTTTGGCGCGTTTGTGGAAATTTTACCTGGCAAAGACGGCATGATCCATATTTCCAAACTAGCCCCAACCAGAGTTAATAAGGTTACTGATGTTGTGACAGAAGGCATGGAAGTGAGAGTTAAAGTTATTGAAATTGACAGCCAGGGCAGAATTAATTTAGCTTTAATGGAAGGCGGCAATACTCCTCCGCCATTTACCGGGGAATTTGGAGGCGGGAGAAGAGATTCTGATAGGCGCAGCAGCTTTGGTCATGGTGGCTCTGGCGGTCGTGGCGGACGAGATGATAAAAAAGGATTTTTTAAACGCAGGGAAAGATAA
- a CDS encoding efflux RND transporter periplasmic adaptor subunit, with product MFQKILNYLIKHKIIIGLIIIMLAVGGYFIVKSLTSAPAATRYVLAAVEKGTIITSVSGTGQISATNQVDVKAKASGDLYNVAIVAGQEVKNGAILAQINAKEALKTVRDAKANLDSAKLSLEKLQKAADQLSVTQAENALAQAKEAKQQAEDDLQKAYDDGFNTVSNVFLQLPDIITGLEDVLFGSELGGSTQWNIDYYANAVPFDEAKIFEYKELALNSAKTARSEFDKNFSDYKTANRFSDISTIETLLDETYNTSKIFAEAIKNTNNFIQFYEDALARHNQNPASAANTQLATLNTYTGQVNTHLQNLLSIINTIQADKTSIVNSERTITEKTQSLAELNAGTDPLDLKAQEYAVQQKQNALADANEKLADYTVRAPFAGVIAAVSVQKGDSISSGGTIATLITKQKTAEISLNEVDVTKIKVGQKATLTFDAIDGLSITGEVAQVDIIGTVSSGVVTYNVKIIFDTQDDRVKSGMSVSASIITETSQDVLEVPSSAIKTSNGVSYVLQLGDKYTDTSSAGIVSADAPTQTQVESGLSDDTYTEIISGLKEGDLIVVKTIKSSAVSSSSATTKTNTNKSSSSSSILGGTGGGPGGMPPQ from the coding sequence ATGTTTCAGAAAATTTTAAATTATTTAATTAAGCATAAAATAATTATCGGCTTAATAATTATTATGCTGGCTGTCGGAGGTTATTTTATTGTTAAATCTTTAACTTCTGCTCCTGCGGCAACGCGTTATGTCTTAGCTGCTGTTGAAAAAGGGACAATAATAACTTCTGTTTCTGGCACTGGCCAGATTTCCGCGACTAATCAGGTTGATGTCAAAGCCAAAGCCTCCGGAGACCTCTATAATGTTGCGATTGTAGCAGGGCAAGAAGTCAAGAACGGCGCTATTTTAGCTCAGATAAATGCTAAGGAAGCTCTTAAAACAGTCAGGGATGCCAAAGCAAATTTGGATAGCGCCAAATTATCTTTAGAGAAACTGCAAAAAGCCGCTGACCAATTATCTGTAACTCAAGCAGAAAATGCTTTGGCTCAGGCTAAAGAAGCAAAACAGCAGGCTGAAGATGATTTGCAAAAAGCTTATGATGACGGCTTTAATACAGTCTCTAATGTTTTTCTGCAGTTGCCCGATATAATTACCGGGCTGGAAGATGTTCTTTTTGGCAGTGAATTAGGCGGCAGCACACAATGGAACATAGATTATTATGCCAATGCCGTGCCCTTTGATGAAGCTAAAATTTTTGAATATAAAGAGCTTGCCTTAAACTCTGCCAAGACTGCCCGCTCAGAATTTGATAAAAATTTTAGTGATTATAAAACTGCCAATAGATTTTCTGACATTAGCACAATTGAAACCCTGCTTGATGAAACTTATAATACCAGCAAAATTTTTGCTGAAGCCATTAAAAATACAAATAATTTCATCCAATTTTATGAAGATGCTCTGGCCAGACATAATCAAAACCCAGCTAGCGCTGCCAATACACAATTAGCAACTTTAAATACTTATACTGGCCAGGTAAATACTCATTTGCAGAATTTATTATCAATTATAAATACAATTCAGGCTGACAAAACTTCAATTGTTAATTCCGAACGCACTATTACGGAAAAAACCCAATCTTTGGCAGAATTAAACGCAGGGACAGATCCCTTGGATCTTAAAGCTCAAGAATATGCAGTGCAGCAAAAGCAAAATGCTCTTGCAGATGCGAACGAAAAATTGGCGGATTATACTGTGCGCGCACCTTTTGCCGGGGTTATTGCCGCTGTCTCTGTCCAAAAAGGCGATTCAATTTCCAGCGGAGGCACAATTGCTACTTTAATAACCAAGCAAAAAACAGCGGAGATTTCCTTAAATGAAGTTGATGTAACCAAAATTAAAGTCGGTCAAAAGGCTACTTTGACTTTTGATGCGATTGACGGGCTGAGCATTACCGGCGAAGTTGCCCAGGTGGATATTATCGGCACAGTGAGTTCAGGCGTGGTTACTTATAATGTTAAAATTATTTTTGACACTCAAGACGACAGGGTAAAATCAGGCATGAGCGTTTCAGCGTCAATTATTACAGAGACAAGCCAGGATGTTTTGGAAGTTCCAAGTTCGGCGATAAAAACAAGCAACGGAGTCAGTTACGTTTTGCAGCTAGGCGATAAATATACCGATACTAGCAGCGCAGGAATTGTTTCGGCTGATGCGCCCACGCAAACCCAAGTGGAATCTGGCTTATCTGACGATACATATACAGAAATAATTTCTGGCTTAAAAGAAGGAGATTTAATAGTTGTAAAGACAATTAAATCATCTGCTGTTTCATCTTCCAGCGCTACAACAAAAACAAATACAAATAAATCATCTAGTAGTTCTAGTATCTTGGGCGGAACAGGTGGCGGACCCGGAGGAATGCCGCCGCAATAA
- the rpsO gene encoding 30S ribosomal protein S15: protein MPLSKEQKDRVIKKFRIHATDTGSAEVQIAILTEEIKQLTNHMKEHKHDFSSRLGLIKKVQERKKLLTYLRRENQESYEKLTKALKLKTITT, encoded by the coding sequence ATGCCACTCTCAAAAGAACAAAAGGATCGGGTTATAAAGAAATTCCGCATCCATGCCACTGACACTGGTTCAGCCGAAGTGCAGATTGCAATTTTGACTGAAGAAATCAAACAGCTGACAAACCACATGAAAGAACACAAGCACGACTTTTCTTCCCGTTTGGGCTTGATTAAAAAAGTACAAGAAAGAAAGAAACTGTTAACCTATTTAAGAAGAGAGAATCAGGAAAGTTACGAGAAATTGACTAAAGCTTTAAAATTAAAAACAATTACCACATAA